One genomic window of Bradyrhizobium sp. CCGE-LA001 includes the following:
- a CDS encoding PIG-L deacetylase family protein, with protein MKTGLVITAHPGDFVWRAGGAIALHAKKGYRMKIVCLSFGERGESQFAWKEKGATLESVKAGRKDEAERAAKLLGAEIEFFDCGDYPLKLTEAHFDRMVDIYRELNPSFVLTHALEDPYNFDHPNAAHFAQETRVVAQAMGHKPGAQYKYSAPPVFLFEPHQPEQCNYKPDLLLKIDEVWKEKYEAFQILAAQKHLWGYYERVALNRGIQGSRNTGVPMTYGEAYQRLFPTVAEELA; from the coding sequence ATGAAGACAGGTCTCGTGATCACCGCCCATCCCGGCGATTTCGTCTGGCGCGCCGGTGGCGCCATCGCGCTGCATGCGAAGAAGGGCTATCGCATGAAGATCGTCTGCCTGTCGTTCGGCGAGCGTGGCGAAAGCCAGTTCGCCTGGAAGGAAAAGGGCGCCACGCTGGAATCGGTCAAGGCCGGCCGCAAGGACGAGGCCGAGCGGGCGGCAAAGCTGCTCGGTGCGGAGATCGAGTTCTTCGACTGCGGCGACTATCCGCTGAAGCTCACCGAGGCGCATTTCGACCGCATGGTCGACATCTACCGCGAGCTCAATCCGAGCTTCGTGCTGACGCACGCGCTGGAAGACCCCTATAATTTCGACCACCCGAACGCGGCGCATTTCGCGCAGGAGACACGCGTGGTCGCGCAGGCCATGGGTCACAAGCCCGGCGCGCAGTACAAATATTCGGCGCCGCCGGTGTTCCTGTTCGAACCGCACCAGCCCGAGCAGTGCAACTACAAGCCGGACCTGCTCCTCAAGATCGACGAGGTCTGGAAGGAGAAATACGAGGCGTTCCAGATCCTCGCTGCACAGAAGCATTTGTGGGGCTATTACGAACGCGTCGCGCTCAACCGCGGCATCCAGGGCAGCCGCAACACCGGCGTGCCCATGACCTATGGCGAGGCCTATCAGCGCCTGTTCCCGACCGTTGCGGAGGAACTCGCATGA
- a CDS encoding 4-carboxy-4-hydroxy-2-oxoadipate aldolase/oxaloacetate decarboxylase, giving the protein MRPVVIRNIRRADPAGMAEYGVSTVHEAYGRIGLMKPYLRPVWPGASIAGPAVTVLAQPGDNWMIHVAVEQCREGDILVVGCTTDNTDGMFGELLATSLQACGVQGLIIDAGCRDVKALHEMKFPVWSRAVSAKGTVKATLGSVNVPVVCAGVNVEPGDIVVADDDGVVVVPKRHAAEVAEKAKKRNADEGGKRTRLASGELGLDMYGMREALAKAGLVYVDNPEDV; this is encoded by the coding sequence ATGAGGCCGGTCGTCATTCGCAACATCAGGCGCGCCGATCCCGCCGGCATGGCGGAGTACGGCGTCTCCACCGTGCACGAGGCGTATGGCCGCATCGGCCTGATGAAGCCGTATCTGCGCCCGGTGTGGCCGGGCGCCTCGATTGCCGGACCCGCCGTTACCGTGCTGGCGCAGCCCGGCGACAATTGGATGATCCATGTCGCGGTGGAGCAGTGCAGGGAAGGTGACATCCTCGTCGTCGGCTGCACCACCGACAACACCGACGGCATGTTCGGCGAATTGCTCGCGACGTCGCTGCAGGCGTGCGGCGTGCAGGGGCTGATCATCGATGCCGGCTGCCGCGACGTCAAAGCGCTGCATGAGATGAAGTTTCCGGTGTGGTCGCGCGCGGTGTCGGCCAAGGGCACGGTGAAGGCCACGCTCGGGTCGGTGAACGTCCCCGTGGTCTGCGCCGGCGTCAACGTCGAGCCAGGTGACATCGTCGTCGCCGATGATGACGGCGTCGTCGTGGTGCCGAAGCGCCATGCGGCCGAGGTCGCCGAGAAGGCGAAGAAGCGCAACGCGGATGAAGGCGGCAAGCGCACGCGCCTCGCCTCGGGCGAACTCGGCCTCGACATGTACGGCATGCGCGAGGCGCTGGCGAAGGCCGGGCTGGTCTACGTCGACAATCCCGAGGATGTCTGA